One genomic segment of Thermus neutrinimicus includes these proteins:
- a CDS encoding deoxynucleoside kinase yields MYLAIAGNIGSGKSSLTALLSQALGLKPVYEAVSENPYLEDFYRDMGAYAFHSQVFFLARRVRQHLLEVNGAGAVVQDRTVYEDALVFAQNLYREGHLKERDWRTYMDLFHSVSPALRRPDLLIYLRASLPTLRERIRKRGRPFEQNLPDRYLLGLNALYEELIASWDLSPVYVVEADRVDFVEKAEDRDALLAALRSRIGL; encoded by the coding sequence ATGTACCTGGCCATCGCCGGCAACATCGGTAGCGGCAAGAGCTCCCTCACCGCCTTGCTCTCCCAGGCCCTGGGGCTAAAGCCGGTGTACGAGGCGGTGAGCGAAAACCCCTACCTGGAGGATTTCTACCGGGATATGGGGGCCTATGCCTTCCACTCCCAGGTCTTCTTCCTGGCGAGAAGGGTGCGCCAGCATCTCCTGGAGGTGAACGGGGCAGGGGCCGTGGTGCAGGACCGCACGGTCTACGAGGACGCCCTGGTCTTCGCCCAGAACCTTTACCGGGAAGGCCACCTGAAGGAGCGGGACTGGCGGACCTATATGGATCTATTCCACAGCGTATCCCCAGCCCTCAGGAGGCCCGACCTACTCATCTACCTGCGGGCAAGCCTCCCCACCTTAAGGGAGCGGATACGAAAGCGGGGAAGGCCCTTTGAGCAGAACCTCCCCGACCGCTACCTCCTCGGCCTCAACGCCCTCTACGAGGAGCTCATCGCCTCCTGGGACCTCTCCCCCGTGTACGTGGTGGAGGCGGACCGGGTAGACTTCGTGGAAAAGGCGGAGGACCGCGATGCCCTCCTCGCCGCCCTGCGCTCCCGGATTGGGCTATGA
- a CDS encoding deoxynucleoside kinase — protein MYIAIEGPIGAGKTTLARLLAQRLGAEPLLEVVEENPFLPLFYQDPRRYAFKTQVFFLLSRYRQLSRLRERPLFGGVVADYLFDKDAIFASLNLEGPEWDLYLDLYRELSPRLPPPDLTVYLRAPVPVLLERIGKRGRPFEEGMDPAYLEALSQAYERHFARYVHPLLVLEADQLDYSQPGPDQEEVVALVKAHLSLDGRTA, from the coding sequence GTGTACATCGCCATAGAAGGCCCCATCGGCGCAGGCAAGACCACCCTGGCCCGGCTTCTTGCCCAAAGGCTTGGGGCCGAACCCCTTCTGGAGGTGGTGGAGGAGAACCCCTTCCTGCCCCTTTTCTACCAGGACCCCAGGCGCTACGCCTTCAAGACCCAGGTCTTCTTCCTCCTTTCCCGCTACCGGCAGCTTTCCCGCCTCAGGGAAAGGCCCCTTTTTGGCGGGGTGGTGGCCGACTACCTGTTCGACAAGGACGCCATCTTCGCCAGCCTCAACCTGGAAGGCCCCGAGTGGGACCTTTATCTGGACCTTTACCGGGAGCTTTCCCCCAGGCTTCCCCCGCCCGACCTCACGGTCTACCTGAGGGCCCCGGTGCCCGTGCTATTGGAACGCATAGGGAAACGGGGCCGGCCCTTTGAGGAGGGGATGGACCCCGCCTACCTCGAGGCCCTCTCCCAAGCCTACGAGCGCCACTTTGCCCGCTACGTCCACCCCCTTTTGGTCCTCGAGGCGGACCAGCTGGATTACAGCCAACCCGGTCCCGACCAGGAGGAGGTGGTGGCCCTGGTGAAGGCCCACCTTTCCCTGGACGGCAGGACCGCCTGA
- a CDS encoding S1C family serine protease: MRLVLLALLLSLLALGQRLVSPEEVARSQVIQKALPAVVRVQGSPTVPGENQVVGTGFFVSPFRVVTNYHVVQDLADLTVRLADGRAFPAERFAVDPGIDIALLTVRGLQALGTLSFSKTPAKSLPLGMGVVLVGFPFGQGPLASYGILSGVGPLEVPSPDPSVGAEVGEYLFTDAPLTVGNSGSPLLNLQGEVVGVVADVVGGPSGVGGIGVAIPADLVAQSVQDLERFGIPQRGWLGASLVSLEELPPVLLKAVGLTTTQGAMVDRVEPGSPAARAGLRGAQRDAQGRLLALGDVILAVNGKAVKGKAEVVRLIARYRPGDRVKLTLWREGRRLEVTLTMVARPRSP, translated from the coding sequence ATGCGCCTCGTCCTCCTCGCCCTTCTCCTTTCCCTCTTGGCCCTGGGCCAGCGCCTGGTCTCCCCCGAGGAGGTGGCCCGAAGCCAGGTGATCCAAAAGGCCCTGCCCGCGGTGGTCCGGGTACAGGGCTCCCCCACCGTTCCCGGGGAGAACCAGGTGGTGGGCACGGGGTTCTTCGTGAGCCCCTTCCGGGTGGTCACCAACTACCACGTGGTCCAGGACCTAGCCGACCTCACCGTACGCCTTGCGGACGGGCGCGCCTTCCCAGCAGAGCGCTTCGCCGTGGACCCCGGGATTGACATCGCCCTGCTTACGGTGCGGGGACTCCAAGCCCTAGGCACGTTAAGCTTTAGCAAAACCCCCGCCAAGAGCCTTCCTTTGGGCATGGGGGTGGTGTTGGTGGGGTTTCCCTTCGGTCAAGGTCCTTTGGCCTCCTACGGGATCCTCTCCGGCGTAGGTCCCCTCGAGGTTCCCTCCCCCGACCCCAGCGTGGGTGCCGAGGTGGGGGAATACCTCTTCACCGATGCCCCCCTCACCGTGGGCAACTCGGGAAGCCCCCTCCTGAACCTGCAAGGGGAGGTGGTGGGGGTGGTGGCGGACGTGGTGGGAGGGCCCTCGGGGGTGGGGGGGATCGGGGTGGCCATCCCGGCAGACCTGGTGGCCCAAAGCGTCCAGGACCTGGAGCGGTTCGGCATCCCCCAGCGGGGCTGGCTGGGGGCCAGCCTGGTCAGCCTGGAGGAGCTCCCGCCGGTGCTCCTAAAGGCGGTGGGCCTCACCACCACCCAAGGGGCCATGGTGGACCGGGTGGAACCGGGAAGTCCCGCAGCCCGCGCCGGCCTAAGGGGGGCCCAGCGGGACGCCCAGGGGAGGCTTCTCGCCCTGGGGGACGTGATCCTGGCGGTGAACGGTAAGGCGGTGAAGGGCAAGGCGGAGGTGGTGCGCCTCATCGCCCGCTACCGCCCTGGGGACCGGGTAAAGCTTACCCTATGGCGGGAAGGGCGGAGGCTCGAGGTCACCCTCACCATGGTGGCGAGGCCCAGGAGCCCTTAG
- a CDS encoding arginine--tRNA ligase, which yields MVRRALEEAIRHALKEMGLDLRLKVAKAPKDKPGDYGVPLFALAKELRKPPQAIAEELRARLDLPPFVEEVIPVGGYLNFRIRTEDLLEEALRPKGPFPKREGLVLIEHTSVNPNKELHVGHLRNIALGDSLARILDYAGRRVLVLNYIDDTGRQAAETLFALRHYGLLWDGKEKYDHFAGRAYVRLHQDPEYPSLQGDIEEILHALERGELREEVNRILLAQMATMKALNAHYDLLVWESDIVRAGLLHKALRILEGSPHVFRPTEGKYAGALVMDASPFIPGLEDPYFVLVRSGGAATYYAKDIAFQFWKMGLLEGLYFQPYENPYYPALRTSAPEGEPYTPRARETVNVIDVRQSHPQALVRAALALAGHPELSEGAFHLAYETVLLEGKQMSGRKGLAVSVDEVLEEAERRAHAVIEEKNPDHPAKGEAARMVALGAIRFAMVKTEPRKQIDFRYAEALSFEGDTGPYVQYAHARAHSILRKAGEWAEADPAQATPYERELALALLDFEEAVLEAAEEKTPHVLAQYLLDLSASWNAYYNAKENGRPATPVLTAPSGLRELRLGLVKSLQETLKTGLSLLGIPAPEVM from the coding sequence ATGGTGCGCCGCGCCCTGGAAGAGGCCATTCGCCACGCCCTAAAGGAGATGGGCCTGGACCTCCGCCTGAAGGTGGCCAAGGCCCCCAAGGACAAGCCAGGGGACTACGGGGTTCCCCTCTTCGCCTTGGCCAAGGAGCTAAGGAAGCCTCCTCAGGCCATCGCCGAGGAGCTCAGGGCCCGCCTGGACCTTCCCCCATTCGTGGAGGAAGTCATCCCCGTGGGGGGATATTTGAACTTCCGCATCCGCACGGAGGATCTCCTAGAGGAGGCCCTGAGGCCCAAGGGGCCTTTCCCTAAGAGGGAAGGCCTGGTGCTCATCGAGCACACCTCGGTTAACCCCAACAAGGAGCTCCACGTGGGCCACTTGCGGAACATCGCCCTGGGGGACAGCCTGGCCCGCATCCTGGACTATGCCGGGCGAAGGGTATTGGTCCTGAACTACATTGACGACACGGGCCGCCAAGCAGCGGAAACCCTCTTCGCCCTACGGCACTACGGCCTCCTCTGGGACGGAAAGGAGAAGTACGACCACTTCGCCGGCAGGGCCTACGTGCGCCTTCACCAGGACCCCGAGTACCCGAGCCTTCAAGGGGACATAGAGGAAATCCTCCACGCCCTGGAGCGGGGAGAGCTCAGGGAGGAGGTGAACCGCATCCTCCTGGCCCAAATGGCCACCATGAAGGCCCTAAACGCCCACTACGACCTTCTGGTGTGGGAATCCGACATCGTCCGGGCGGGGCTTTTGCATAAGGCCCTGAGGATCCTGGAAGGGAGTCCCCACGTCTTCCGCCCCACGGAGGGCAAGTATGCGGGGGCCCTGGTCATGGACGCAAGCCCCTTCATCCCCGGACTGGAAGACCCCTACTTCGTCCTGGTGCGCTCCGGGGGGGCCGCCACCTACTACGCCAAGGACATCGCCTTCCAGTTCTGGAAGATGGGCCTTTTGGAGGGGTTGTACTTCCAACCCTACGAGAACCCCTACTACCCGGCCCTGAGGACCAGCGCCCCCGAGGGGGAACCCTACACCCCCAGGGCCCGGGAAACGGTCAACGTCATCGACGTGCGCCAAAGCCACCCCCAGGCCCTGGTGCGGGCGGCCTTGGCCCTGGCGGGGCATCCGGAGCTCTCGGAGGGCGCCTTCCACCTGGCCTATGAAACCGTACTGCTGGAGGGCAAGCAGATGTCCGGGCGCAAGGGCCTGGCGGTGAGCGTGGACGAGGTCCTGGAGGAGGCGGAAAGGCGGGCTCATGCCGTCATAGAGGAGAAAAACCCCGACCACCCCGCCAAGGGGGAAGCGGCCCGGATGGTGGCCTTGGGGGCCATCCGGTTTGCCATGGTGAAGACGGAGCCCAGGAAGCAGATCGATTTCCGCTACGCGGAAGCCCTTTCCTTTGAAGGGGATACGGGGCCCTACGTCCAGTATGCCCACGCCCGGGCCCACAGCATCCTGCGCAAGGCCGGGGAGTGGGCAGAAGCAGACCCTGCCCAGGCCACCCCGTACGAGCGGGAACTGGCCCTGGCCCTTTTGGACTTTGAGGAGGCGGTGCTGGAAGCCGCCGAGGAGAAGACCCCCCATGTTCTCGCCCAGTACCTGCTGGACCTCTCCGCCAGCTGGAACGCCTACTACAACGCCAAGGAGAACGGAAGGCCCGCCACCCCGGTGCTCACGGCACCTTCGGGCCTAAGGGAACTCCGCCTTGGCCTGGTGAAGAGCCTGCAGGAAACCCTGAAGACGGGGCTTTCCCTCCTGGGCATCCCCGCCCCTGAGGTAATGTAA
- a CDS encoding RCC1 domain-containing protein, giving the protein MVKLGALWGWGWNYHGQLGDGTFLNRSRPVLLLQGVVSVAAGSAHTLALDPMGQVLAFGRNEEGQLGLGSWASQGRPVRVEGLPRIVGVAGGYQHSLFLAEGGAVYASGANEEGQLGDGTHERRKSPVRVQGLPPVVAVAAGYFHSLAITREGRLYTWGANLSGQLGDGTVESRSKPLPVEGLSRVVQAVGGGSFSAALTEDGSVYVFGLDSATPRRLEGVPPTVALAAGREHLLCLTREGEVWALGANEAGQLGDGTEESRLEARRIEGLRGVVALAAGDAHSLALTGEGILYAWGRNEYGQLGDGTRENRFRPVVVRFP; this is encoded by the coding sequence GTGGTTAAACTGGGCGCCCTATGGGGCTGGGGCTGGAACTACCACGGCCAGCTGGGGGACGGCACCTTCTTAAACCGCAGCCGGCCGGTCCTCTTGTTGCAGGGGGTGGTGAGCGTGGCCGCGGGCAGCGCCCACACCCTGGCCTTGGACCCCATGGGACAGGTGCTGGCCTTTGGCCGCAACGAGGAGGGCCAGCTGGGCCTGGGTTCCTGGGCCAGCCAGGGCCGGCCGGTGCGCGTGGAAGGATTGCCCAGGATCGTGGGGGTGGCGGGAGGGTATCAGCACAGCCTTTTCCTGGCGGAGGGCGGGGCCGTGTATGCCTCCGGGGCTAACGAGGAAGGCCAACTGGGGGATGGCACCCACGAGCGCCGGAAGTCCCCTGTGCGGGTTCAGGGGCTTCCCCCGGTGGTGGCGGTGGCGGCAGGATACTTCCACTCCTTGGCCATAACCCGCGAGGGGCGGCTTTACACCTGGGGAGCTAACCTTTCGGGGCAGCTGGGGGATGGCACGGTGGAGTCCCGCTCCAAGCCCTTGCCGGTGGAGGGTCTATCCCGCGTGGTCCAGGCTGTGGGAGGGGGTAGCTTTAGCGCGGCCCTTACGGAGGATGGTTCGGTGTACGTCTTCGGCTTGGATTCGGCCACCCCGAGGCGGCTCGAGGGCGTGCCGCCAACAGTGGCCTTGGCGGCGGGCCGGGAGCATCTTCTCTGCCTGACCCGGGAGGGGGAGGTGTGGGCCTTGGGCGCCAATGAGGCTGGCCAGCTGGGGGACGGCACCGAGGAATCCCGCCTCGAGGCCCGTCGGATCGAGGGTTTAAGGGGGGTTGTGGCCTTGGCCGCAGGGGACGCCCATAGCCTGGCCCTGACCGGGGAGGGGATCCTTTACGCCTGGGGCAGGAACGAGTACGGGCAACTGGGGGACGGGACCCGGGAAAATCGCTTCAGACCCGTGGTGGTGAGGTTTCCCTAG
- the uvrC gene encoding excinuclease ABC subunit UvrC: MGIVRPSELPPLPEAPGVYLWKQGEEVLYVGKAKNLRARVRSYFHAEGKAARIAQEATALDFIATRDEVEALLLEANLIKAHRPPYNVLLKDDKHYPFLKLTREDFPTLLVVRRVEEDGAKYYGPFPEASALRRIKTLIDRLFPLRKNSGYPMKRRRYPCLNHSMGRCLAPCAGLADPRAYQEVVRQVEAVLEGKVDGLLKELEAKMRQAAQRMEFERAAEIRDQMEALRAFFSTAQQAVDPEMGDLDFLGLAQAGPLAVVQLYQVRSGRILGRISRVVEKEETSPEEILWAFLRAHYLEASPLPPLVLLPFPMEDLESLAALLHRRAGRKVELRVPKKGEKVRLLELAKRNALLALETELKLRERRGDHPALKALQEILGLSQRPYRLEGYDVSHLQGQARVFSMAVLEGGRPKRAEYRRMRLKAGNDDYAAMEEGVYRRFTGSLKDLPLPDLLLIDGGLGQVRAAAKALERAGLNLPLVGLAKREEVLLTQEGREIRLPLTHPALQLLIHLRDEAHQNGLRYHQKRRSQELFQVLKGIPGIGEARRRLLLKHYGGLRALREAPLEELARLPGMNRKAAEALKAALENLPRETSPPRV; the protein is encoded by the coding sequence ATGGGGATCGTGCGGCCTTCCGAGCTTCCCCCCCTTCCCGAGGCCCCCGGGGTCTACCTGTGGAAGCAAGGGGAAGAGGTCCTCTACGTGGGCAAGGCCAAGAACCTCAGGGCCCGGGTGCGGAGCTACTTCCACGCGGAGGGCAAGGCGGCCCGCATCGCCCAGGAGGCCACCGCCTTGGACTTCATCGCCACCCGGGACGAGGTGGAAGCCCTCCTCCTCGAGGCCAACCTCATCAAGGCCCACCGCCCCCCCTACAACGTCCTCCTCAAGGACGACAAGCACTACCCCTTCCTGAAGCTGACCCGCGAGGACTTCCCCACCCTCTTGGTGGTGCGGCGGGTGGAGGAGGATGGCGCCAAGTACTACGGCCCCTTCCCCGAGGCCAGCGCCCTCAGGCGCATCAAGACCCTCATCGACCGCCTCTTCCCCTTGCGCAAGAACTCGGGCTACCCCATGAAAAGGAGGCGTTACCCCTGCCTGAACCACAGCATGGGCCGCTGCCTGGCCCCTTGTGCGGGCCTGGCCGACCCCAGGGCCTACCAGGAGGTGGTGCGCCAGGTGGAGGCGGTGCTGGAAGGGAAGGTGGATGGTCTCCTAAAGGAGCTGGAAGCCAAGATGCGCCAGGCTGCCCAGAGGATGGAGTTTGAGCGGGCAGCGGAGATCCGGGATCAAATGGAGGCCCTCAGGGCCTTCTTCTCCACCGCCCAGCAGGCCGTTGACCCAGAGATGGGGGACCTGGACTTCCTGGGCCTAGCCCAGGCGGGGCCCTTGGCGGTGGTGCAACTTTACCAGGTGCGCTCGGGCCGCATCCTGGGCCGGATCAGCCGGGTGGTGGAAAAGGAGGAGACCAGCCCTGAGGAAATCCTCTGGGCCTTCCTCAGGGCCCACTACCTGGAGGCCTCTCCCCTGCCCCCCTTGGTCCTGCTCCCCTTCCCTATGGAGGACCTGGAAAGCCTGGCGGCCCTCCTTCACCGCCGAGCCGGGCGGAAGGTGGAGCTTAGGGTGCCCAAAAAGGGGGAAAAGGTAAGGCTTTTGGAGCTGGCGAAGAGGAACGCCCTATTGGCCCTGGAAACCGAGCTTAAGCTGCGGGAAAGGCGGGGGGACCACCCTGCCCTAAAGGCCCTCCAGGAGATCCTGGGGCTATCCCAAAGGCCTTACCGCCTCGAGGGGTACGACGTAAGCCACCTCCAGGGCCAGGCCCGGGTCTTTTCCATGGCGGTCCTGGAAGGGGGAAGGCCTAAGCGGGCGGAGTACCGCAGGATGCGGCTTAAGGCGGGAAACGACGACTACGCTGCCATGGAGGAGGGAGTATACCGGCGCTTCACGGGAAGCCTTAAGGACCTGCCCCTTCCCGACCTCCTCCTGATCGATGGCGGGCTCGGCCAGGTGCGGGCTGCGGCCAAGGCTTTGGAAAGGGCTGGGCTAAACCTACCCTTGGTGGGCCTGGCCAAGAGGGAGGAGGTCCTCCTCACCCAAGAGGGCCGGGAAATCCGCCTGCCCCTGACCCACCCCGCCCTCCAGCTCCTCATCCACCTCCGGGACGAGGCCCACCAAAACGGGCTCCGTTACCACCAGAAGCGAAGGAGCCAGGAGCTATTCCAGGTGCTAAAGGGCATCCCCGGGATTGGGGAGGCAAGAAGGCGCCTTCTCCTGAAGCACTATGGGGGGCTTAGGGCCCTGAGGGAAGCCCCTTTGGAGGAGCTTGCCCGCCTGCCTGGCATGAACCGCAAAGCCGCTGAGGCTTTAAAAGCTGCTCTGGAAAACCTCCCTAGGGAAACCTCACCACCACGGGTCTGA
- a CDS encoding dipeptidase: protein MDPVMVDAHLDLAYNARILGRDLSLPLERLKEVDPHPETPLVTLESLREARVGVAFATLFVDPREGGPEDWQEEVYAQLALYEAWEAKGWVRILRQGRDLELHLARYPEDRILGLVLLLEGAHALPAPEALAPLRQRGLRLLSLTWATRNAYAGGNAEEAPLTGWGRALLREMEDLGMALDLSHLAEEAAFQALEVFSGPVCATHANARALVPSPRHLSDRLLEALAKRDGVLGLVPYNAFLDPSWKRGDPRLPLEAFFRHKAHAEAILGPRGVGLGTDWDGGFGLEAVPLGLERHRDLWVLGDAAFLGENWLRWLRSWF from the coding sequence ATGGACCCCGTCATGGTGGATGCCCACCTGGATCTGGCCTACAACGCCCGAATCCTGGGGCGGGACCTCTCCCTTCCCCTAGAGCGGCTTAAGGAGGTGGACCCCCATCCCGAAACCCCCTTGGTAACCCTGGAAAGCCTCCGGGAGGCCAGGGTGGGGGTGGCCTTCGCCACCTTGTTCGTGGACCCCAGGGAAGGGGGGCCAGAGGACTGGCAGGAGGAGGTGTACGCCCAGCTGGCCCTGTACGAGGCCTGGGAGGCGAAGGGATGGGTGCGGATCCTCCGCCAGGGCAGGGATCTGGAGCTTCACCTGGCCCGCTACCCGGAGGACCGCATCCTGGGCCTGGTGCTTCTCCTGGAAGGCGCCCATGCCCTCCCCGCCCCTGAGGCGTTGGCTCCCTTGCGGCAAAGGGGCCTCAGGCTTCTTTCCCTTACCTGGGCCACCCGGAATGCCTATGCCGGGGGCAACGCCGAGGAGGCCCCCTTGACCGGGTGGGGAAGGGCCCTCTTGCGGGAAATGGAGGACCTGGGAATGGCCCTGGACCTCTCCCACCTGGCGGAGGAGGCGGCCTTCCAGGCCCTGGAGGTCTTCTCGGGGCCGGTGTGTGCCACCCACGCCAACGCCAGGGCCCTGGTGCCTTCCCCTCGCCACCTTTCCGACCGGCTCCTCGAGGCCCTGGCGAAACGGGATGGGGTTTTGGGCCTGGTACCCTATAACGCCTTTCTGGACCCCAGCTGGAAGCGGGGCGATCCCAGGCTTCCCCTTGAGGCCTTTTTCCGCCACAAGGCCCATGCGGAGGCCATCCTGGGCCCCAGGGGGGTGGGCCTGGGCACGGACTGGGATGGGGGGTTTGGCCTCGAGGCGGTTCCGTTGGGTCTGGAGCGCCACCGGGACCTCTGGGTTCTGGGGGATGCCGCCTTCCTGGGGGAGAACTGGCTTCGCTGGCTACGCTCCTGGTTCTAG
- a CDS encoding PaaI family thioesterase: MEGKGIPGGETLDATLGVRYLKLEKDEVIAELEVTPRVHQPFGFLHGGATVALAESVASVGGFLNCPPGHAAFGLEINCNHIRRKRQGTVRAVGRPLHVGRTTQVWEVKVYDEEERLVAASRCTLAVVPLEPGA, translated from the coding sequence ATGGAAGGAAAGGGCATTCCCGGAGGGGAGACCCTGGACGCCACCCTAGGGGTGCGCTACCTGAAGCTGGAAAAGGACGAGGTGATAGCCGAGCTGGAGGTGACCCCCAGGGTGCACCAACCCTTCGGCTTCCTGCACGGGGGAGCCACGGTGGCCCTGGCGGAAAGCGTGGCCAGCGTGGGAGGCTTCCTCAACTGCCCGCCAGGGCATGCCGCCTTCGGCTTGGAGATCAACTGCAACCACATCCGCAGGAAACGCCAAGGGACCGTCCGGGCCGTGGGCAGGCCCCTACACGTGGGCCGCACCACCCAGGTGTGGGAAGTCAAGGTGTACGACGAGGAGGAAAGGCTGGTGGCGGCCAGCCGCTGTACCCTGGCGGTGGTGCCCCTAGAACCAGGAGCGTAG
- a CDS encoding alpha/beta hydrolase — translation MGEIRLFPGLLSPPAGLEFFSHLPSEEGLHLVAFAEGALSALKVAFGEEVRSLVLLSPILRKDPLLSAKVAALRFGLEKGGLEGFARVGRAFFFGPQSVGSEEIFTLWREGLSEEGVRAWLALLEGLSDERRWLRGTEARTLVIQGAWDVFTPPQYGKEVVDFAKGEALRFALEGAGHLVPWEAREEVVDLVADFLTGEAFRPLPGGLAL, via the coding sequence GTGGGTGAGATCCGCCTTTTTCCCGGGCTCCTTTCCCCTCCGGCGGGGTTGGAGTTTTTTTCCCACCTTCCCTCCGAGGAGGGGCTTCACCTGGTGGCCTTTGCCGAAGGGGCCCTTTCCGCCCTAAAGGTGGCCTTTGGGGAAGAGGTGAGGAGCCTTGTGCTCCTTTCCCCCATCCTGCGCAAGGATCCCCTTCTCTCCGCCAAGGTGGCGGCCTTGCGCTTTGGCCTGGAAAAGGGGGGGCTTGAGGGGTTCGCCCGGGTGGGCCGGGCCTTTTTCTTCGGCCCCCAGAGCGTGGGCAGCGAGGAGATATTCACCCTCTGGAGGGAAGGGCTGTCCGAGGAGGGGGTAAGGGCTTGGCTGGCCTTGCTGGAGGGACTTTCCGACGAGCGCCGCTGGCTTCGGGGCACGGAGGCCCGGACCCTGGTGATCCAGGGCGCCTGGGACGTCTTTACCCCGCCCCAGTATGGCAAGGAGGTGGTGGATTTCGCCAAGGGGGAGGCCTTGCGCTTCGCCCTGGAAGGGGCTGGCCACCTGGTCCCCTGGGAGGCGAGGGAGGAGGTGGTGGACCTGGTGGCGGACTTCCTTACGGGGGAGGCCTTCCGCCCCCTGCCCGGAGGCCTCGCCCTATGA
- a CDS encoding alpha/beta fold hydrolase translates to MRRTGYLHLYGLPLVFDRVGRGPVVILLAEEARAWPEMLPAGFTFYLLDLPGHGRTGGPRMAPEELAEYVVGFLVMLNLGSPPILVRGLGKAVGEVLRERGYRVFPGDPLAESLQSAMDMG, encoded by the coding sequence ATGAGGCGGACCGGGTACCTTCACCTCTATGGGCTACCCCTGGTCTTTGACCGGGTGGGAAGGGGGCCTGTGGTGATCCTCTTGGCCGAGGAGGCCCGGGCTTGGCCCGAGATGCTTCCCGCAGGGTTTACCTTTTACCTCTTGGACCTTCCGGGCCACGGCCGCACGGGTGGGCCCAGGATGGCCCCGGAGGAGCTGGCCGAGTACGTGGTGGGCTTTCTCGTCATGCTCAACCTGGGTTCCCCTCCCATCCTGGTCCGGGGGCTGGGAAAGGCGGTGGGGGAGGTGCTTAGGGAGAGGGGGTATCGGGTATTCCCTGGAGATCCCCTGGCGGAAAGCTTGCAAAGCGCCATGGATATGGGGTAG
- the truD gene encoding tRNA pseudouridine(13) synthase TruD, whose amino-acid sequence MDLVFRPRRYPYLTQDLPGVGGRIRLLPQDFQVEEVPAYLPSGEGEHLYFLLEKEGLTTRQVVEFLRDEVGVTEKEIGVAGLKDKHAKTRQWFSIPRRHEDALCLLENLRGTRLLEASFHTHKLRTGHLKGNRFRILIRGAHDGEKARAILKTLEAKGIPNYYGPQRFGLEGKNPVKGYELVKKGKGRGNPWLKRFLIGSLQSLLFNDWVALRMERGLYDRVIPGDWAKKHATGGEFLVEREEEAERALRLEISATGPLFGKKYPEAQGEARALEDEILARYQLGREEFRARRGARRPIRIPLTGWTLEETPEGLWLSFFLPKGSYATSLLREVMKVEVDAPEEEESLGEG is encoded by the coding sequence ATGGACCTCGTCTTTCGCCCAAGGCGCTACCCCTACCTCACCCAGGACCTTCCCGGCGTGGGGGGCAGGATCCGCCTCCTCCCCCAGGACTTCCAGGTGGAGGAGGTGCCCGCCTACCTGCCCAGCGGGGAAGGGGAACACCTCTACTTCCTCCTGGAGAAGGAGGGCCTCACCACCCGCCAGGTGGTGGAGTTTCTTCGGGACGAGGTGGGGGTTACGGAAAAGGAGATCGGGGTGGCGGGGCTAAAGGACAAGCACGCCAAAACCCGGCAGTGGTTCTCCATCCCCCGTAGGCACGAGGACGCCCTTTGCCTGCTGGAAAACCTAAGGGGAACCCGGCTTTTGGAGGCCAGCTTCCACACCCACAAGCTGCGCACAGGCCACCTGAAGGGAAACCGCTTCCGCATCCTCATCCGCGGGGCTCACGATGGGGAGAAGGCCCGGGCCATACTTAAGACCCTCGAGGCCAAGGGCATTCCCAACTACTACGGCCCCCAGCGCTTCGGCCTCGAGGGGAAGAACCCGGTGAAGGGCTACGAGCTGGTGAAGAAGGGTAAGGGAAGGGGAAATCCCTGGCTTAAGCGCTTCCTGATCGGCAGCCTGCAGAGCCTTCTCTTCAACGACTGGGTGGCCCTAAGGATGGAAAGGGGGCTCTACGACCGGGTCATCCCCGGGGACTGGGCCAAGAAGCACGCCACCGGGGGAGAGTTTTTGGTGGAACGGGAAGAGGAGGCGGAAAGGGCCTTGAGGCTGGAAATCAGCGCCACGGGACCCCTCTTCGGCAAGAAATACCCCGAGGCCCAAGGGGAGGCCAGGGCCCTGGAGGACGAGATCCTGGCCCGCTACCAGCTTGGGCGGGAGGAGTTTCGCGCCCGCCGGGGGGCAAGGAGGCCCATCCGCATCCCCCTCACGGGCTGGACCCTGGAGGAAACCCCCGAAGGCCTATGGCTCAGCTTCTTTCTGCCCAAGGGCAGCTACGCCACCAGCCTCCTAAGGGAGGTGATGAAGGTGGAGGTGGATGCCCCGGAGGAGGAGGAAAGCCTGGGGGAGGGCTAA